The following proteins are encoded in a genomic region of Gimesia sp.:
- a CDS encoding amidohydrolase family protein — MWNPTISRRGFLYATGAACCSALLPVSAAADPAQQAKKYKKLDCHLHINHKGRTIEDTIKHMDNTGTDKAFILPLETGEGGVTLRTETVLHAFHQYPERLIPFCQTDIRQPDVIERIRAYHLLGCRGIGEQKEHLPLNDKRVEAVIAECDELNWPITIHFQDDKKGFNQGIEQYLEPYLKKYQRVRIIGHAQSFWSHISADVPSPDKTLYPRGPVKPGGLLDHLLSNYPNLYADMSAGSGFNALSRDEDFTAGFLERHPKQMLFGSDCPCSDGQGGEFNGVCYSTRLQEFLVRMVKDEATLQDIFYNNAERALNGNA; from the coding sequence ATGTGGAACCCGACCATTTCGCGACGTGGTTTTCTGTATGCAACGGGCGCGGCCTGCTGTAGTGCGTTGTTGCCTGTGAGTGCAGCTGCCGATCCGGCGCAACAGGCGAAGAAATATAAGAAGCTGGACTGCCACCTGCATATCAACCACAAGGGACGCACAATTGAAGATACGATCAAGCATATGGATAACACCGGAACCGATAAGGCGTTCATCCTGCCTTTAGAGACGGGAGAAGGGGGCGTGACGCTAAGGACCGAAACTGTGCTGCATGCGTTTCATCAGTACCCGGAGCGTCTGATTCCTTTCTGCCAGACCGACATTCGTCAGCCCGATGTGATCGAGCGAATTCGGGCTTACCACCTGCTGGGGTGCCGGGGAATCGGCGAACAGAAAGAACATCTGCCTTTGAATGACAAACGGGTGGAGGCGGTCATCGCGGAGTGCGACGAACTCAACTGGCCGATCACAATTCATTTCCAGGATGATAAAAAAGGATTCAACCAGGGGATCGAACAATACCTGGAACCGTATCTGAAGAAATACCAGCGGGTGCGGATCATCGGACATGCCCAGTCCTTCTGGTCACATATCAGTGCCGATGTTCCGTCGCCGGATAAGACGCTCTATCCGCGGGGACCGGTCAAGCCGGGTGGACTGCTGGATCATCTGCTGAGCAATTATCCGAACCTGTATGCGGACATGTCCGCCGGCAGCGGGTTTAATGCGCTGTCGCGGGATGAAGACTTCACCGCCGGTTTCCTGGAACGGCATCCGAAACAGATGCTGTTCGGCAGTGACTGCCCCTGTAGTGACGGTCAAGGTGGCGAGTTCAATGGTGTCTGTTACAGCACGCGGCTGCAGGAGTTCCTCGTGCGGATGGTGAAAGATGAAGCCACGTTGCAGGACATCTTCTACAACAACGCCGAACGCGCCTTGAACGGGAATGCGTGA